A section of the Agarivorans litoreus genome encodes:
- a CDS encoding ABC transporter ATP-binding protein: MSVVSENQTVLAVENLIKDFPIGLSSNPNNLMRAVNDVSFELKKGQALAIVGESGSGKSTGARVLTRIYEKNGGDILFKGLPLDEYVKQHGSLEYARQVQMIFQDPFGSLNPVHSIYHHIARPLQIHKRASKKELRNKVYELLDLVGLSPVVETAEKYPHELSGGQRQRVAIARALAVDPEVILADEPISMLDVSVRLGILNLMADLKDKRGISFMYITHDIATARYFAEKTAVMYVGHMVEWGNSDKVTQTPQHPYTKLLLSAVPEASKSGRRELGAKKGDIPMWHPNSVGCPFAARCPNALDKCNQAFPEVTQIADDHFIRCFNV; encoded by the coding sequence ATGAGCGTAGTAAGCGAAAATCAAACCGTACTTGCGGTAGAAAACTTAATTAAAGACTTTCCGATTGGTTTATCGTCTAACCCAAATAACCTAATGCGGGCAGTTAACGATGTATCTTTTGAGCTTAAAAAGGGCCAAGCCTTAGCCATTGTTGGTGAGTCTGGTTCCGGCAAAAGTACCGGTGCTCGAGTGCTAACACGCATCTATGAGAAAAATGGCGGAGACATCCTTTTTAAAGGCCTGCCTTTGGATGAGTATGTAAAACAACATGGTTCGCTAGAATATGCTCGCCAAGTGCAAATGATCTTCCAAGACCCCTTCGGCTCACTTAACCCAGTGCATTCAATCTACCACCACATTGCTCGCCCCTTGCAGATCCACAAGCGCGCCAGCAAAAAAGAACTGCGCAACAAAGTTTACGAGTTGCTGGATTTAGTTGGTCTTTCGCCAGTGGTAGAAACCGCCGAGAAATACCCACATGAGCTAAGTGGTGGTCAACGCCAACGGGTTGCTATAGCCCGCGCACTGGCGGTTGACCCAGAAGTCATCTTAGCTGATGAGCCGATTTCGATGTTAGACGTATCGGTACGCTTGGGCATTTTGAACCTTATGGCCGATTTAAAAGACAAACGTGGCATCAGTTTCATGTACATCACTCATGATATTGCTACCGCGCGCTACTTTGCAGAAAAGACTGCTGTTATGTACGTAGGCCACATGGTGGAATGGGGTAACAGTGACAAAGTAACCCAAACGCCCCAGCACCCTTACACCAAACTATTACTGTCGGCGGTGCCAGAGGCAAGCAAAAGTGGTCGTCGTGAACTAGGCGCCAAAAAAGGAGACATTCCTATGTGGCACCCTAACTCAGTGGGTTGTCCTTTTGCAGCACGTTGTCCAAATGCCCTGGACAAGTGTAATCAGGCATTCCCAGAAGTGACTCAAATTGCCGACGATCACTTCATACGTTGTTTTAACGTTTAA